The Apis mellifera strain DH4 linkage group LG8, Amel_HAv3.1, whole genome shotgun sequence genome contains a region encoding:
- the LOC413740 gene encoding iodotyrosine deiodinase 1 isoform X1 yields MLTELFPFWTKYWYHVLITIVAYIFLKLFYKILKKDAIFIEKNKQNFDISNIIKQLKETNQETEDSEESALPKDLKHIPYEYKRPSEMELFCQASEFYKIVTARRTIRFFSSDPVPKEVIYEIIKAAGTISCYYVHKTFYTSESVLGTAPSGAHTEPWTFVAVSNQKIKEQIRYIVESEEEINYKKRMGVKWTTDLLPLRTNWIKEYLTTAPYLLLVFKQIYGILPNGKKKIHYYNEMSTCIACGILITAIQYAGLVTLTSTPLNCGPAIRNLLGRPSNEKLVVLLPVGYPAKDATVPDLQRKSLSDILVEID; encoded by the exons atgcTTACTGAACTTTTTCCATTTTGGACGAAATACTGGTACCACGTGTTAATTACTATTGTagcctatatttttttaaaattattttataaaatattgaaaaaggacgctatatttattgaaaaaaataaacaaaattttgatatttcaaatatcataaaGCAATTAAaag AAACTAATCAAGAAACAGAAGATAGTGAAGAATCTGCATTACCAAaagatttaaaacatattccttatgaatataaaagacCTTCTGAAATGGAGTTATTCTGTCAAGCTTCtgagttttataaaatagtaactGCTAGAAGAACTATAAGATTTTTCAGTTCTGACCCTGTACCAAAAGAAGTCATATATGAGATAATAAAAGCTGCAGGTACAATATCATGTTATTACGTTCACAAAACTTTTTATACATCTGAGTCTGTTTTAGGCACTGCGCCTAGTGGTGCACATACAGAACCATGGACATTCGTAGCGGTGTCAAATCAGAAGATAAAAGAACAAATACGTTATATTGTTGAAagcgaagaagaaataaattataaaaaaagaatgggaGTAAAGTGGACAACTGACTTACTTCCATTAAGAACAAATTGGATTAAAGAATACCTGACTACCGCTCCTTATTTGTTGCttgtatttaaacaaatttatggaattttaccaaatggaaaaaagaaaattcattattataacgaAATGAGCACATGTATTGCTTGTGGTATTCTCATCACCGCTATACAg TATGCAGGTTTGGTAACTCTGACTTCTACTCCTTTAAATTGTGGACCTGCCATCCGCAACCTTCTTGGACGTCCTTCTAATGAAAAGCTTGTTGTACTACTGCCAGTTGGTTATCCAGCAAAGGATGCTACAGTGCCTGATCTTCAGCGAAAATCTCTATCTGATATTTTAGTAGAAATTGATtga
- the LOC413740 gene encoding iodotyrosine deiodinase 1 isoform X2: protein MLTELFPFWTKYWYHVLITIVAYIFLKLFYKILKKDAIFIEKNKQNFDISNIIKQLKETNQETEDSEESALPKDLKHIPYEYKRPSEMELFCQASEFYKIVTARRTIRFFSSDPVPKEVIYEIIKAAGTAPSGAHTEPWTFVAVSNQKIKEQIRYIVESEEEINYKKRMGVKWTTDLLPLRTNWIKEYLTTAPYLLLVFKQIYGILPNGKKKIHYYNEMSTCIACGILITAIQYAGLVTLTSTPLNCGPAIRNLLGRPSNEKLVVLLPVGYPAKDATVPDLQRKSLSDILVEID from the exons atgcTTACTGAACTTTTTCCATTTTGGACGAAATACTGGTACCACGTGTTAATTACTATTGTagcctatatttttttaaaattattttataaaatattgaaaaaggacgctatatttattgaaaaaaataaacaaaattttgatatttcaaatatcataaaGCAATTAAaag AAACTAATCAAGAAACAGAAGATAGTGAAGAATCTGCATTACCAAaagatttaaaacatattccttatgaatataaaagacCTTCTGAAATGGAGTTATTCTGTCAAGCTTCtgagttttataaaatagtaactGCTAGAAGAACTATAAGATTTTTCAGTTCTGACCCTGTACCAAAAGAAGTCATATATGAGATAATAAAAGCTGCAG GCACTGCGCCTAGTGGTGCACATACAGAACCATGGACATTCGTAGCGGTGTCAAATCAGAAGATAAAAGAACAAATACGTTATATTGTTGAAagcgaagaagaaataaattataaaaaaagaatgggaGTAAAGTGGACAACTGACTTACTTCCATTAAGAACAAATTGGATTAAAGAATACCTGACTACCGCTCCTTATTTGTTGCttgtatttaaacaaatttatggaattttaccaaatggaaaaaagaaaattcattattataacgaAATGAGCACATGTATTGCTTGTGGTATTCTCATCACCGCTATACAg TATGCAGGTTTGGTAACTCTGACTTCTACTCCTTTAAATTGTGGACCTGCCATCCGCAACCTTCTTGGACGTCCTTCTAATGAAAAGCTTGTTGTACTACTGCCAGTTGGTTATCCAGCAAAGGATGCTACAGTGCCTGATCTTCAGCGAAAATCTCTATCTGATATTTTAGTAGAAATTGATtga